The Actinomadura sp. WMMB 499 genome includes a window with the following:
- a CDS encoding sigma-70 family RNA polymerase sigma factor, which produces MFGAAYRITGSVADAEDVVQDTWLRAAKASLADVRDLRAWLITVAARRAYDLLGSAHARRVDYVGPWLPEPLLTGPDAAEPVLVDETLGTAMLLVMEELSPPERVAFVLYRAFGVPYDRIADVLGKTPAACRQLVSRARRKVAAAAPPPAGPEGARVLAAFRAAYERRDEAALLALLDPDAAYTTDGGGRVFAARKVVRGAVRVATALLRTAVRNDFRATPAEVNGGPGLLIHRAGRLVAVDTLEIADGRVVAYRRVLNPAKLDGGARRGTR; this is translated from the coding sequence GTGTTCGGCGCCGCGTACCGCATCACCGGATCCGTCGCCGACGCCGAGGACGTCGTCCAGGACACCTGGCTGCGCGCCGCGAAGGCCTCCCTCGCCGACGTCCGGGACCTGCGCGCCTGGCTGATCACGGTCGCCGCCCGCCGCGCCTACGACCTGCTCGGCTCCGCGCACGCCCGGCGCGTCGACTACGTCGGCCCCTGGCTGCCCGAACCGCTCCTCACCGGCCCGGACGCCGCCGAGCCGGTGCTCGTCGACGAGACGCTCGGCACCGCGATGCTCCTGGTGATGGAGGAGCTGTCGCCGCCCGAGCGCGTCGCGTTCGTCCTGTACCGGGCGTTCGGGGTCCCCTACGACCGGATCGCGGACGTCCTCGGCAAGACGCCCGCCGCGTGCCGGCAGCTCGTGTCCCGGGCACGCCGCAAGGTCGCCGCCGCCGCGCCGCCGCCCGCCGGACCGGAGGGCGCCCGCGTCCTGGCCGCCTTCCGCGCGGCCTACGAGCGCCGCGACGAGGCCGCGCTGCTCGCGCTGCTGGACCCGGACGCCGCCTACACCACCGACGGCGGCGGCCGCGTCTTCGCCGCCCGCAAGGTCGTCCGCGGTGCGGTCCGGGTCGCGACCGCTCTGCTCCGCACGGCCGTCCGGAACGACTTCCGGGCCACTCCTGCCGAGGTCAACGGCGGTCCCGGCCTGCTGATCCACCGCGCCGGACGCCTCGTCGCCGTCGACACGCTGGAGATCGCGGACGGCCGCGTCGTCGCCTACCGCCGCGTCCTCAACCCCGCCAAGCTGGACGGCGGCGCGCGCCGGGGCACCCGCTGA
- a CDS encoding YdcF family protein has product MTLEVEPPKSAPGGRGGRHGRRGGASRAVIPVGIVLGLLIVALLTPLTIAARVWYEARQDERPHSDAIVVLGAAQYNGKPSPTLRWRLQHALDLYRDGVAPTIVTVGGKQPGDNYTEAGSGRRWLVEEGGVPAGDVVAVPTGRDTLQSFEAVGRLYDARGWSSGVIVSDPWHSFRSERMAVDHGIEATASPTRSGPSVQTRETQVYNIVRETGAYLSYTFLGGDGEPATRPGAARDAPAGDPAGGSAGDGAAGARTSGR; this is encoded by the coding sequence ATGACGTTGGAAGTGGAGCCGCCGAAGTCCGCGCCGGGGGGCCGGGGCGGACGGCACGGCCGGCGGGGCGGCGCGTCCCGGGCGGTGATCCCGGTCGGGATCGTCCTCGGCCTGCTGATCGTCGCCCTCCTCACCCCGCTCACCATCGCCGCGCGCGTCTGGTACGAGGCGCGCCAGGACGAGCGTCCGCACTCGGACGCGATCGTCGTGCTGGGGGCCGCGCAGTACAACGGGAAACCGTCCCCGACCCTGCGGTGGCGGCTGCAGCACGCGCTGGACCTCTACCGGGACGGGGTCGCGCCCACGATCGTCACCGTCGGCGGCAAGCAGCCCGGCGACAACTACACCGAGGCGGGATCGGGCCGCCGCTGGCTGGTCGAGGAGGGCGGCGTGCCCGCCGGGGACGTCGTCGCGGTGCCCACCGGACGCGACACGCTGCAGAGCTTCGAGGCCGTCGGGCGGCTGTACGACGCCCGCGGCTGGTCGTCGGGCGTGATCGTCTCCGACCCGTGGCACTCGTTCCGGTCCGAGCGGATGGCGGTGGACCACGGCATCGAGGCCACCGCGTCCCCGACGCGGAGCGGCCCGAGCGTCCAGACCCGCGAGACGCAGGTGTACAACATCGTCCGCGAGACGGGCGCCTACCTGTCCTACACGTTCCTCGGCGGCGACGGCGAGCCCGCGACGCGGCCCGGCGCGGCGCGGGACGCCCCCGCGGGCGACCCCGCCGGGGGCTCGGCGGGGGACGGCGCCGCCGGCGCCCGGACGTCCGGGCGGTGA
- a CDS encoding LLM class F420-dependent oxidoreductase, whose amino-acid sequence MRIGLQVPSFTFPGGTEQIGPTFGRIARDADQAGLHSLWVMDHFFQISMVGPAEEPMLEGYSALSYAAALTENITLGTLVTGVTYRHPGILVKTVTTLDVLSGGRAWLGIGAAWNDEESRGLGVAFPPTAERFERLEETLRIALAMWRGDESPIEGEHYRLERPLNSPPAVRRPHPPILIGGTGEKKTLRFVAKYADACNVFDGDDLPRKLDVLRGHCDREGRDYAGIEKTSLTFFPQTPSVDEAVDTVGRLAEAGIDHVMVSQGTGQDLVPVLGEVRAQTEKIVPAGR is encoded by the coding sequence ATGCGCATCGGACTTCAGGTTCCCAGTTTCACCTTCCCCGGCGGGACCGAGCAGATCGGCCCGACGTTCGGCCGCATCGCCCGTGACGCCGACCAGGCCGGGCTGCACTCGCTGTGGGTCATGGACCACTTCTTCCAGATCAGCATGGTCGGCCCGGCCGAGGAGCCGATGCTGGAGGGCTACTCGGCGCTGTCGTACGCGGCGGCGCTCACGGAGAACATCACGCTGGGCACCCTCGTCACGGGCGTCACCTACCGGCATCCGGGGATCCTCGTGAAGACGGTCACCACCCTGGACGTCCTGTCGGGCGGACGGGCGTGGCTCGGTATCGGCGCGGCGTGGAACGACGAGGAGTCGCGGGGCCTCGGCGTGGCGTTCCCGCCGACCGCCGAGCGGTTCGAGCGGCTGGAGGAGACCCTGCGGATCGCCCTGGCGATGTGGCGGGGGGACGAGTCGCCGATCGAGGGCGAGCACTACCGGCTGGAGCGTCCGCTGAACTCGCCGCCCGCGGTGCGCCGCCCGCACCCGCCGATCCTCATCGGCGGCACCGGGGAGAAGAAGACGCTGCGGTTCGTCGCGAAGTACGCCGACGCCTGCAACGTCTTCGACGGCGACGACCTGCCGCGCAAGCTCGACGTCCTGCGCGGGCACTGCGACCGCGAGGGCCGCGACTACGCCGGCATCGAGAAGACCTCGCTGACGTTCTTCCCGCAGACGCCGTCGGTGGACGAGGCCGTCGACACGGTCGGGCGGCTGGCCGAGGCGGGCATCGACCACGTGATGGTCTCGCAGGGCACCGGCCAGGACCTGGTCCCCGTGCTGGGCGAGGTCCGGGCGCAGACGGAGAAGATCGTCCCGGCCGGGCGATGA
- a CDS encoding MerR family transcriptional regulator, translating into MSSYSPAETAEKSGFSIDTLRYYEKIGLLSRIARNASGRRVFSDGDLQWLGMLRCLRETGMPIAEMLRYSELARGGDGTVQERLELLQAHDRRVEEQITRLRDQQQQIQWKIDLYSGSLCNGAPA; encoded by the coding sequence GTGAGTTCTTACTCCCCGGCCGAGACCGCCGAGAAGAGCGGCTTCAGCATCGACACCCTGCGCTACTACGAGAAGATCGGCCTGCTCTCGCGGATCGCGCGGAACGCGTCCGGACGCCGCGTGTTCAGCGACGGCGACCTGCAGTGGCTCGGCATGCTGCGGTGCCTGCGCGAGACCGGCATGCCGATCGCGGAGATGCTGCGGTACTCCGAGCTGGCCCGCGGCGGGGACGGGACGGTGCAGGAGCGCCTCGAGCTCCTGCAGGCCCACGACCGGCGCGTCGAGGAGCAGATCACCCGGCTGCGCGACCAGCAGCAGCAGATCCAGTGGAAGATCGACCTCTACAGCGGATCCCTCTGCAACGGCGCCCCCGCCTGA
- a CDS encoding MFS transporter: MITERSAPPAPSPRARFAVTLAFAVHGFFTAAWMVRIPQIKDDLGLSEGTMGLALLGAPLGLVVAVRSAGALIGRWGSQAVTPASGAACAVSLIPLGLAGNLGALVCSLALLGASLGLMDVAMNAQGVAIERSYGRPLMSGLHGWYSVGTLLAALVGSAAAHAAVPVPLHFAAVAAVLTAVLLPGCRNLLDRSADAMPEPEPATPGGPGEPGGPVRDGTVRTARWSLALLGIIGLCSFVGEGAVGDWSAIYLREDLGTGPGTAGLGYAGCAVAMTLGRFTGDRIVARFGPVRVLRAGSLVAAAGLGLGLAAHHPAAAVAGFTLFGLGVAAVAPVTFSAAGNLPGIPAATGISRVTGVGYLGVLGGPPVIGFIAQGTGLGWALGVPVALVGLIVLLAPATATAGR, encoded by the coding sequence ATGATCACCGAGAGGTCCGCGCCGCCGGCGCCGTCGCCCCGCGCCCGGTTCGCGGTCACGCTGGCCTTCGCGGTGCACGGGTTCTTCACCGCCGCGTGGATGGTCCGCATTCCGCAGATCAAGGACGATCTCGGGCTGAGCGAGGGGACGATGGGCCTCGCGCTGCTCGGCGCACCGCTCGGGCTCGTCGTGGCGGTCCGGTCGGCGGGCGCGCTGATCGGGCGGTGGGGCAGCCAGGCGGTGACACCGGCCTCGGGCGCCGCCTGCGCGGTGTCGCTGATCCCCCTGGGCCTGGCCGGGAATCTCGGGGCGCTGGTCTGCTCGCTGGCGCTGCTGGGCGCGTCGCTCGGGCTGATGGACGTGGCGATGAACGCGCAGGGCGTCGCGATCGAGCGCTCCTACGGGCGCCCGCTGATGTCCGGCCTGCACGGCTGGTACAGCGTCGGGACCCTGCTGGCCGCGCTGGTCGGCTCGGCCGCCGCGCACGCGGCCGTCCCGGTCCCGCTGCACTTCGCCGCGGTCGCGGCCGTGCTGACCGCCGTCCTGCTGCCGGGCTGCCGGAACCTCCTCGACCGGTCCGCGGACGCGATGCCCGAGCCGGAGCCCGCCACCCCTGGCGGACCCGGCGAACCGGGCGGACCCGTGCGGGACGGGACGGTCCGGACGGCGCGGTGGTCGCTGGCGCTGCTCGGGATCATCGGGCTGTGCTCGTTCGTCGGCGAGGGCGCGGTGGGCGACTGGAGCGCGATCTACCTGCGGGAGGACCTCGGGACGGGGCCGGGCACCGCGGGGCTCGGCTACGCGGGCTGCGCGGTCGCGATGACGCTCGGCCGGTTCACCGGGGACCGGATCGTCGCCCGCTTCGGGCCCGTCCGGGTGCTGCGCGCCGGGTCCCTCGTCGCCGCCGCCGGGCTGGGGCTCGGGCTGGCGGCGCACCATCCGGCCGCGGCCGTCGCCGGGTTCACGCTGTTCGGCCTCGGCGTCGCGGCAGTGGCGCCGGTGACCTTCAGCGCGGCCGGGAACCTGCCCGGGATCCCCGCCGCGACCGGGATCTCCCGGGTCACCGGCGTCGGCTACCTCGGGGTGCTGGGAGGCCCGCCGGTCATCGGTTTCATCGCGCAGGGCACCGGGCTCGGCTGGGCGCTGGGGGTGCCCGTCGCGCTCGTCGGGCTGATCGTGCTGCTCGCCCCGGCGACGGCCACGGCGGGCCGCTGA
- a CDS encoding carboxymuconolactone decarboxylase family protein, translating into MPRMLLKDASPEVYRGIIGTAGAIHEGPLDRTVQELIKLRASQLNGCAFCVDTHSRDARRNGEREERLHHLTVWRESPLYTGAERAALAYTETATRREPVTDEMWETLRKHFPDDREAGDLVGLVAIINALNLIGVPLHYHEQIRA; encoded by the coding sequence ATGCCGCGCATGCTGCTGAAGGACGCGAGCCCCGAGGTCTACCGGGGGATCATCGGCACGGCCGGGGCGATCCACGAGGGGCCGCTCGACCGCACGGTGCAGGAACTGATCAAGCTCAGGGCGTCGCAGCTCAACGGGTGCGCCTTCTGCGTGGACACCCACTCCCGGGACGCGCGCCGGAACGGCGAGCGCGAGGAGCGCCTGCACCACCTCACCGTCTGGCGGGAGTCGCCGCTCTACACTGGGGCGGAGCGGGCGGCGCTCGCCTACACCGAGACGGCCACGCGGCGCGAGCCGGTGACCGACGAGATGTGGGAGACGCTGCGGAAGCACTTTCCGGACGACCGGGAGGCCGGCGACCTCGTGGGGCTGGTGGCGATCATCAACGCGCTCAACCTGATCGGGGTCCCGCTGCACTACCACGAGCAGATCCGGGCCTGA
- a CDS encoding NAD(P)/FAD-dependent oxidoreductase, whose translation MPEGTFVIVGAGLTGAKAAEALREEGFAGRILLIGEEIERPYERPPLSKGFLLGAEPRDKAHVHEPEWYGEHDVELRLGVSVDALDTAAHVVRLASGERIGYDRALLATGAAPRRLDVPGARLQGIHYLRTMGDSAELKQALVHGGRRVVVAGAGWIGLETAAAARAHGNDVTVIEPEPVPLHQAVGPEMGGMFADLHRDNGVDLRLEQGVAGFWGAGQVSAAVTSGGAEVPADVVIVGIGVRPNTRLAEGAGLEVSDGILVDQSLRTSDPDVFAAGDVANAYNPLLGRRIRVEHWANALNGGPAAARAMLGREVVYDRVPYFFSDQFDLGMEMSGVASPGEYDEVVYRGDREAGEFVAFWLSGGRVVAGMNVNVWDVTGDVQALIRSGRPVDPARLADPVVPLADLR comes from the coding sequence ATGCCCGAGGGGACGTTCGTCATCGTGGGCGCCGGCCTGACCGGTGCCAAGGCCGCCGAGGCGCTCCGGGAGGAGGGCTTCGCGGGCCGGATCCTGCTGATCGGTGAGGAGATCGAGCGCCCGTACGAGCGGCCGCCGCTGTCGAAGGGGTTCCTGCTGGGCGCGGAGCCGCGGGACAAGGCCCACGTCCACGAGCCCGAGTGGTACGGCGAGCACGACGTCGAGCTGCGGCTGGGGGTGTCGGTCGACGCGCTCGACACGGCGGCGCACGTCGTCCGGCTGGCGTCGGGGGAGCGGATCGGCTACGACCGGGCGCTGCTGGCGACCGGCGCGGCGCCGCGGCGCCTGGACGTCCCCGGGGCGCGGCTGCAGGGGATCCACTACCTGCGGACGATGGGGGACTCCGCGGAGCTCAAGCAGGCGCTCGTGCACGGCGGCCGCCGGGTGGTGGTGGCCGGCGCGGGCTGGATCGGGCTGGAGACGGCCGCGGCGGCGCGCGCGCACGGCAACGACGTGACGGTGATCGAGCCGGAGCCGGTGCCGCTGCACCAGGCCGTCGGTCCCGAGATGGGCGGGATGTTCGCCGACCTGCACCGCGACAACGGCGTCGACCTGCGGCTCGAGCAGGGCGTCGCGGGGTTCTGGGGCGCCGGGCAGGTGTCGGCGGCGGTGACGTCCGGCGGTGCCGAGGTGCCCGCGGACGTCGTGATCGTCGGCATCGGGGTGCGGCCGAACACCCGGCTGGCCGAGGGCGCCGGGCTGGAGGTGTCGGACGGGATCCTCGTGGACCAGTCGCTGCGCACGTCCGACCCCGACGTGTTCGCGGCGGGCGACGTCGCCAACGCCTACAACCCGCTGCTGGGCCGCCGGATCCGCGTCGAGCACTGGGCGAACGCGTTGAACGGCGGCCCGGCGGCGGCCCGCGCGATGCTCGGCCGCGAGGTCGTCTACGACCGCGTCCCGTACTTCTTCAGCGACCAGTTCGACCTCGGGATGGAAATGTCGGGCGTCGCGTCGCCGGGCGAGTACGACGAGGTGGTGTACCGGGGCGACCGGGAGGCGGGCGAGTTCGTCGCGTTCTGGCTGTCGGGCGGGCGGGTCGTCGCGGGCATGAACGTGAACGTGTGGGACGTGACCGGGGACGTCCAGGCCCTCATCCGGTCGGGGCGGCCGGTGGACCCGGCGCGGCTGGCCGATCCGGTCGTCCCGCTCGCCGACCTGCGCTGA
- a CDS encoding GtrA family protein — translation MLTFGFVGSIGTLIMILGANLMRAWLGDSPITSVVVPGIVSTLTSYLANRFWTFRHRDSDGSGREVGTFFALNGIGILIQVACTGFTYYTLGLHGGVAYNIGLLAGVGLGAAFRYWSYKKWVFTPAAS, via the coding sequence TTGCTCACTTTCGGCTTCGTCGGCAGCATCGGCACGCTGATCATGATCCTGGGCGCCAACCTCATGCGCGCCTGGCTCGGCGACAGCCCCATCACGAGCGTCGTCGTGCCCGGGATCGTCTCCACGCTGACGTCCTACCTCGCCAACCGCTTCTGGACGTTCCGGCACCGCGACAGCGACGGGTCGGGCCGCGAGGTCGGCACGTTCTTCGCGCTGAACGGCATCGGGATCCTCATCCAGGTGGCGTGCACCGGCTTCACCTACTACACGCTCGGCCTGCACGGCGGCGTCGCCTACAACATCGGGCTGCTCGCCGGCGTCGGCCTCGGCGCCGCCTTCCGCTACTGGTCGTACAAGAAGTGGGTGTTCACCCCTGCGGCGAGCTGA
- a CDS encoding deoxyguanosinetriphosphate triphosphohydrolase — protein sequence MTTYTDHDRRRWAPEPAKRRDRTAFERDRARVLHSAALRRLAAKTQVASPGADASADTVQSLRTRLTHSLECAQVGRELGKALGCDPDLVETACLSHDIGHPPFGHNGEAALDVVARECGGFEGNAQSLRVLTRLEPKSFALDGPPLHGRSVGLNLTRAALDAAMKYPWGAGSSQAEAANGKFGVYQDDLDVASWVREGVEAGRTCFEAQVMDWSDDVAYSVHDLEDALVAGHIDFARLADPTERRLVAATARKLYCADADLAELEERFATLLAEPYWPSRYDGTPRSLAALKNLTSTLIGRFCLAAEDATRDAHGDRPLTRYAAELVVPRATRLENALLKGITAHYVWISHEEIRARQRALITELAELTLAGAPGSLEPGFRAAFEEAGDDAGRLRAVVDQIASLTDLSAIARHELLTGTG from the coding sequence ATGACCACTTACACCGATCACGACCGGCGGCGCTGGGCGCCCGAGCCCGCCAAGCGGCGCGACCGGACCGCGTTCGAACGCGACCGGGCGCGCGTCCTGCACAGCGCGGCGCTGCGCAGGCTGGCGGCCAAGACCCAGGTCGCCTCGCCGGGCGCCGACGCGTCCGCCGACACCGTGCAGAGCCTGCGCACCCGGCTCACCCACTCGCTGGAGTGCGCCCAGGTGGGACGCGAGCTGGGCAAGGCGCTGGGCTGCGACCCCGACCTCGTGGAGACGGCCTGCCTGTCGCACGACATCGGGCACCCGCCCTTCGGGCACAACGGGGAGGCGGCTCTGGACGTCGTCGCGCGCGAGTGCGGCGGATTCGAGGGCAACGCGCAGAGCCTGCGGGTGCTGACGAGGCTGGAGCCCAAGTCGTTCGCCCTGGACGGGCCGCCCCTGCACGGCCGCAGCGTCGGCCTCAACCTGACGCGGGCGGCGCTGGACGCCGCGATGAAGTACCCCTGGGGGGCGGGCTCGTCGCAGGCCGAGGCCGCCAATGGCAAGTTCGGGGTCTACCAGGACGATCTGGACGTCGCGAGCTGGGTGCGGGAAGGCGTCGAGGCCGGCCGGACGTGCTTCGAGGCCCAGGTCATGGACTGGAGCGACGACGTCGCCTACTCCGTCCACGACCTTGAGGACGCGCTGGTCGCCGGGCACATCGACTTCGCCCGGCTCGCCGACCCCACCGAGCGCCGCCTCGTCGCCGCGACCGCACGCAAGCTGTACTGCGCCGACGCCGACCTGGCCGAACTGGAGGAGCGTTTCGCGACGCTGCTCGCCGAGCCGTACTGGCCGTCCCGGTACGACGGCACCCCGCGCAGCCTCGCGGCGCTGAAGAACCTCACGAGCACGCTGATCGGCCGGTTCTGCCTGGCCGCCGAGGACGCGACGCGGGACGCCCACGGCGACCGCCCGCTGACCCGGTACGCCGCGGAGCTGGTCGTCCCGCGCGCGACCCGGCTGGAGAACGCGCTGCTCAAGGGCATCACCGCGCACTACGTGTGGATCAGCCACGAGGAGATCCGGGCGCGCCAGCGCGCGCTGATCACCGAGCTGGCCGAGCTGACGCTCGCGGGCGCCCCCGGAAGCCTCGAACCGGGGTTCCGCGCCGCGTTCGAGGAGGCCGGCGACGACGCGGGACGGCTGCGCGCGGTCGTCGACCAGATCGCCTCGCTCACCGACCTCTCGGCGATCGCCCGCCACGAGCTGCTGACCGGCACCGGCTGA